One genomic region from Rosa rugosa chromosome 1, drRosRugo1.1, whole genome shotgun sequence encodes:
- the LOC133732016 gene encoding myb family transcription factor PHL12-like, which produces MDRGVVEGEEEEEEEEQEENSSDHSSSQIESVARPYVPSRYKLKSRLRWSADLHASFVDAVCQLGGPHKATPKSIMQIMDVKGLSLFHVKSHLQKYRLGKYGVKEWRDGSSSRTADDYSTYRICELSQDLKARKDAQEKLRLRNEVKKHLQLRKEAQSRYLSRAVENACEKLAHQFLGGCAADYAGVFGQNAAGLETMGSIPHQKDLDLYPAYHMTQIMQPSFDNQLGSFGNQLGSFLPESEAYFATGDHLISAGHSGNSSVQDFPTFDTDGNNEVEILDDDPAETYLILDTAENGSGRS; this is translated from the exons ATGGATCGCGGTGTTGTTGAGggtgaagaagaggaggaggaagaagaacaggAAGAGAACTCAAGTGATCATAGTAGTTCTCAGATTGAATCAGTAGCTCGTCCTTACGTTCCTTCTCGTTATAAGCTCAAATCTCGGCTTAGGTGGAGTGCTGACCTTCATGCCAGTTTTGTTGATGCTGTCTGTCAGCTTGGTGGCCCTCATA AGGCAACTCCAAAGTCGATTATGCAAATAATGGATGTTAAGGGACTATCGCTTTTCCACGTGAAGAGCCACCTCCAG AAGTACAGACTTGGAAAGTATGGAGTGAAGGAGTGGCGAGATGGGAGTAGTTCCAGAACAG CTGACGACTATTCGACATATAGGATTTGTGAACTGAGTCAGGATCTGAAAGCCCGGAAGGACGCTCAAGAGAAACTTCGTCTGCGAAATGAG GTTAAGAAGCATTTGCAATTGCGTAAAGAAGCCCAAAGCAGATATTTGAGTCGTGCAGTAGAGAATGCATGTGAAAAGCTTGCTCATCAATTTCTTGGAGGCTGTGCAGCAGATTATGCAGGTGTGTTTGGACAAAATGCTGCTGGTTTAGAAACTATGGGGTCAATACCACATCAGAAGGATCTAGACCTATACCCTGCATATCATATGACTCAGATTATGCAGCCTAGTTTTGACAACCAACTTGGTAGTTTTGGAAACCAACTTGGTAGCTTTCTGCCTGAGAGTGAAGCCTATTTTGCAACCGGAGACCACCTGATCTCAGCTGGGCATTCAGGAAATTCATCTGTGCAAGATTTCCCAACTTTCGATACAGATGGGAATAACGAGGTTGAGATTTTGGATGATGACCCTGCAGAAACTTATTTGATTCTGGATACTGCTGAAAATGGAAGTGGCAGGTCTTGA